From one Ammospiza caudacuta isolate bAmmCau1 chromosome 8, bAmmCau1.pri, whole genome shotgun sequence genomic stretch:
- the PECR gene encoding peroxisomal trans-2-enoyl-CoA reductase isoform X2: MQCNIRKEEEVEALVKSTLSLHGKIDFLVNNGGGQFASPSEAIRAKGWNAVIDTNLTGTFYCCKAVYNAWMQEHGGAIVNITAAVRNGFPGMSHTGAARAAVDNLTKTLALEWAHSGVRINSVAPGLVFSETAVANYGEQGVMMWLKSIPKIPAKRSAVPEEISPAVCFLLSPAASFITGITMVVDGGQSLYGHGLEIPDHDRWPSPPEGKNSEMLKKLVSGKFKPKL, encoded by the exons GTAGAAGCTTTGGTGAAGTCTACACTGAGTCTGCATGGCAAGATTGACTTCCTGGTGAATAATGGAGGGGGCCAGTTTGCAAGTCCTTCTGAAGCCATCCGTGCAAAAGGCTGGAATGCTGTGATAGACACCAATCTGACAGGGACCTTCTATTGTTGCAAAGCAG TGTACAATGCCTGGATGCAGGAACATGGAGGAGCCATTGTCAACATTACTGCTGCCGTGAGAAATGGCTTCCCTGGAATGTC GCACACAGGAGCTGCAAGAGCTGCAGTGGATAACCTAACCAAGACTTTAGCTTTAGAATGGGCTCACAGTGGAGTGAGAATCAACAGTGTTGCTCCT GGACTGGTATTTTCAGAAACTGCTGTTGCAAACTATGGAGAACAAGGTGTAATGATGTGGTTAAAGAGCATACCAAAGATTCCTGCCAAGAGGTCAGCTGTTCCTGAGGAG ATCTCTCCTGCAGTGTGTTTCCTGCTGTCTCCAGCTGCATCATTCATAACTGGGATAACCATGGTTGTGGATGGTGGCCAGAGTTTGTACGGCCATGGCCTGGAAATACCTG ATCATGACAGATGGCCCTCCccaccagaaggaaaaaattctgaaatgctgaaaaagcTTGTTTCTGGCAAGTTCAAACCAAAGCTGTAA